The DNA region CAAAAATTACAACACTCCAAATTGCAGTGTCATTTGTGTAGGttcaaaattctatatttttctaGTACTGATAAATTTCAGCCACATCATTCCACAGAGCttaaaatgacaaatttttttgaaaatagatgTTTTGACTAAAGTCTCAACACTCTAAAACTATCGAGCTTtaggaaatgattttttattcacgcaACTGAAATATCGTAGAATTTTCACTATTGGTTATTGcttcatttttatcttaatatttttcagaacaATACAAGTGGGCCAAGATACGAGGGCGGTTGTCCTTTCAAAAGCTTTGACAGAGACAAGTTGAAAGAGCTACTGAAACGTGTTATGAAGCAAAGTAACACGGACTCATATCTGGATACTTTTTCGAAACAGAAACCGGAAGTTGCTTGCGCATCTTTCTTAAAATTACAACGCATGAAAAACATTGACAACACATTTATTAACAGTCCGGTACAGTATTATCAGCTAATGAAAGAATACGATTGAATTTATCTCTTGTTTTTAGCAATGAATGAAGACCGAATACCGAAGCATTGTTCAAAGTTTTATTGTTTCGTTTCATCTTTCGTTTGTTTGCTAATACATAATTTTGGTGAACCGatcaaattgtttataaatctTCCACTAAAATATCGTATATGTCTACATATACCCATCTATCAATGTATtcacaaaatgaaatttgtaaataaattttatattatacattattgaATCTCAATTACTTTAGCTAAAACATCGATTCgaacaatatttcaatttgttatGTAATGAAACACAGGCGTCAATTGagttaatgaaatattttcaagccaGCTCAAAAATAATAAGTTATTGAATTTGCCTAGTATTTAAACTACTTTGCAAATTGTTGTAGACCATTTTGAACAACTTCTCTATTGACACCATTGCGaaccaaaattgattttactcCGACTTTTGTTAAATCCTTGATGTTTCGATCCTCATCGTCAAAAAATAGCATATCAGCTAGATTGATgccagaatttttttggattctGTAAGAGTATGGAAAGACGAAAGTTAATAGCTATTTCTACAGTGTTTGAAGGATGATATTTAgtctgataaaaaatatgaaagtcTGATCTATatctcactttgaaaaatgtgttaCTTTACAACCAGGATAAATTTCCTTGTATGTGAAATACTTATCCCAGCCGAAAAGCTTCAGCAGTTGATTGGCCCCCTGAATTTCTGTGGTACGCGATGCTACTCCTAGTTCATAACCGTCCTTTACCAGCTCCTTTAGAACCTCTGGTACTTCAGGGTAGTATTTAATTGTATGATTTTGAGCGTCTACTACTTTGTCACCTTTTCTAGATAGGAACAGATGCGTAATTTACTATCAACAGAAAAGGCTTGGTTACAGCTGACTGTAAAAATTGCaaggaaatattttcgaatcctGCAGTAAGTACAAACCCTTTCCTGAAGGGAGGCGTTACATGAGTGTCGACCCAGAACGGCCATAACGTATAATCTGAAAACATATATTTTAAACCTTTACAATTCTTCAAACATGATTGACAGTGCAGAGGATGTGAATAGCAGATATCTCAAGAGTCATTCGTGACATTCATGACAGGCAGATGTGTACAAAATTTGTGTTTGCTAATAAATCACAGAATGTTTTTCATTCGTCGAAGAATGTTGAACACTCAAATCCCAGGAATCAAAGCACAAGTTTAATCACGTACACTGAGAAGAAGAATGTCTTGTGATGAATTGATGATTCTTCTAATTTATGGCGTATATCTAACCTAAGTCAAAAACGATTACTCGAGGCCTTTTATCAGTCGACATTTTTACGAATATACAAGTCCCAAAAGTGTCACCAGAGCAATACTAAGTAACTGAAAGGTGGGACTAAATTATACACAAAACGAATCGATGACACTCTGATAACTGTGATACAAAGGGTTAAATTCAGACAACAAATCAAGCAAATGCGACAATCCACTAGAGTCGAAACCAGCCGGTCAAGCAGCTACATCTGTTACAAATTTGCGCGCCAAATTTGAATGATACGAATGTATCGTTATTCAATGACACTGGTTTAAGGAGTTGGCTTTTCAGAATtagtgtatattttttatataatattttactaaATCTGGAAAAGTCATAAAGATGCGAATTAGCCATTTTTCGTGTAAACAAGTATCGTTacggtaacgttactaacttcatcctcatacAGAACTCCATTGTAAACAAACACCTGCATGCTTGATCGACACTTTTTCTTTCAGCAAAAATTCCAATGAATTTCTTCTCTAATGTTAGGAATAACTATCTATCCGCTTAGTGTAACGTGCTACGCCATCGCGAAAGCGATAAAAACTAATTTCTGCgaactttttcatttgattacAGTTAACCTGTTTGGCACAATCAGTTACACATAACAATAAAAACGACCTGATAATCTTACCTTCAATATTTGCAGACTTTTCGATTGTCTGATGTCCACAGCTTGCCCCTTCCCTGCGGCAATTTGTGTATCAATTACCGAATGTTAAGTTTGGGACAATGCACTGATATCAGCAAACCACACGACACAGCCGGATCACTGGAGCTTCGACGCTTCgacttcgaaatttcgaacgcGAATGAGTCCTGCTATTAACGTCACGTGAAACTCGCGCAAATTTCAAAGAGGGcgccctggtcgatttcgacgttgacgcgCGTATATATCTGCAAATATTGAAGTCCAGGTAtttcaaacgcaaaaaagaTCTCAACGGCCCTATTCAAcacgcaattctgaacaaaaacactccaacacattttcatttgacgtagaaataaagaaatggcacgaatTCTACAAagtcgtaataaaaaaattcgtagaattcatgccatttctttatttctgcgttaaatgaaaatgtattggagtgtttttgttcataattGCGTACCGAATGggactgttttttttaaagcccTTTTTCGCGTTTGCGATACGTGAACTTTGATGCTTGGAGAAATTTACGTAAaagtcgaaatcgaccagggcaccaCCTTGATACGTAACTGCGTTCGATTGCAATGGAATTTTCGCGGGCTCCGAGCAGCTGCAGGCTACTTTAGAGCAATCTTTTGACTAATATAACCTCGATCGTAGTATGATAAGAAGCGGCCTGATAATCATCTGTTACTTGACTTAAAAGCATTGCTCAAAGCAACAATCAAGCGAGCCTAATGCTTACCGGATTGCCGTCCCGAAGGGCGTGCGGCGTAATCATAACATCACAGCGTTATGCAGTAAGGAATCTGATTGGTCGGGAACATTCAAATGAATGAAACTCGCGCCAATTAAGAGCGCACTAATTTAAACCCATAAATATTCGGAGAAACCTCAGAAACGTATAAGAGATCGAATATGTAAAAGCGCACTGTTAGGCtaggtatgtatatctatttatttgtatcattatttatattatgtacaaaGTTGGGCTTATTTGTAAGTTGGGCGTAATGGGTAATTgtatttttacttcatttcatattattttttttcctttttacttctttctttcatttatatatatatacattt from Diprion similis isolate iyDipSimi1 chromosome 3, iyDipSimi1.1, whole genome shotgun sequence includes:
- the LOC124404901 gene encoding magnesium-dependent phosphatase 1-like — its product is MSTDKRPRVIVFDLDYTLWPFWVDTHVTPPFRKGKGDKVVDAQNHTIKYYPEVPEVLKELVKDGYELGVASRTTEIQGANQLLKLFGWDKYFTYKEIYPGCKVTHFSKIQKNSGINLADMLFFDDEDRNIKDLTKVGVKSILVRNGVNREVVQNGLQQFAK